One region of Alosa sapidissima isolate fAloSap1 chromosome 1, fAloSap1.pri, whole genome shotgun sequence genomic DNA includes:
- the LOC121708387 gene encoding uncharacterized protein LOC121708387 has protein sequence MADAADLVEKLIEEVKKNAPLFDNSLYKDALKKRDIWNTIGSRLGISGENGRKKWMNVRDAYQLSRKKNISKSGDPAKNIKPYKYAGILEFMIPHLQYRETTGNLPEEGEEADEGVSEQMLQGKERAVPEMSTPAPYSRKRSSSGQSAFDKAIVDYLEGRKKEEDDLDLFFKSMATRMRKMPLHIRCKLKFRIHEMVHRAEMETMFTSSQATVWNGSMEYNCL, from the exons ATGGCAGATGCAGCAGATCTTGTGGAGAAATTAATCGAGGAGGTTAAGAAAAACGCACCATTATTCGACAATAGTCTTTATAAAGACGCATTAAAGAAGAGGGACATCTGGAACACCATTGGGAGCCGCCTCGGAATCTCTG GTGAAAATGGCAGAAAAAAATGGATGAATGTGAGAGACGCCTATCAGCTCAGCAGGAAGAAAAACATCAGCAAGAGTGGTGACCCAGCAAAAAACATAAAACCATATAAGTATGCTGGGATACTGGAGTTTATGATCCCACACCTCCAGTACAGAGA aaCAACAGGTAACCTGCCAGAGGAAGGTGAGGAGGCAGATGAGGGAGTGTCAGAACAGATGCTACAGGGGAAAGAAAGGGCAGTGCCAGAAATGTCCACTCCTGCCCCATACTCCAGAAAAAGATCCAGCAGTGGACAATCTGCTTTTGATAAAGCTATAGTGGATTACTTGGAGGGTAGGAAAAAGGAGGAGGATGACCTTGATTTGTTTTTTAAGTCAATGGCAACCAGAATGCGAAAGATGCCATTGCACATCAGGTGTAAACTTAAATTCAGAATACATGAGATGGTACACAGAGCTGAAATGGAAACTATGTTCACCTCTTCTCAGGCAACTGTCTGGAACGGTAGCATGGAATACAACTGTCTCTAA